In Treponema sp. OMZ 798, the following proteins share a genomic window:
- a CDS encoding restriction endonuclease subunit S, with protein sequence MRCEGGDVGVIKMETIPAYKYCKFVTDGTHDSPKRTNFGRKLITSKHLGRYALDFQSANYISEEDYLKIIKRSNVEQWDILFSMIGTVGNIYIETMPNVDYACKNVGIFQCGNDQNKSKWLYYYLQTPKAKKHIYSFIRGTTQGYIPLVSLRNIPIDIIDFTTRDKIIQILWLLDEKIKNNMHINDNLEQQAQAIFKAWFVDFEPFGGIMPDDWKVYKLGDFLPVITGKKNANVSSLKGKYPFFSCSHDISWTDEYSFDGYAILVAGNGDFNVKWYDGKFEAYQRTYVLIPKDPRYTSWLYYAVKHNLSDITRAARGSVISFITKSNLEEFSFVAPKNLEKFNLIDKFISINKIIDHNIKQIYLLTSLRDTLLPKLMSGEIDVSNIEI encoded by the coding sequence ATGAGATGTGAAGGTGGAGATGTTGGTGTTATAAAGATGGAAACTATTCCTGCATACAAATATTGTAAATTTGTTACAGATGGTACTCATGATTCACCAAAAAGAACAAATTTTGGAAGAAAACTTATTACATCTAAGCATTTAGGAAGATATGCATTAGATTTTCAATCTGCCAATTATATTTCCGAAGAAGATTATCTTAAAATAATAAAAAGAAGTAATGTTGAGCAGTGGGACATTTTATTCAGTATGATAGGCACAGTAGGAAATATTTATATTGAAACAATGCCTAATGTTGATTATGCATGTAAAAATGTAGGCATATTCCAATGCGGCAATGATCAAAATAAATCTAAGTGGTTGTATTATTATTTACAGACTCCTAAAGCAAAAAAACATATTTATTCTTTTATTAGAGGTACAACACAAGGGTATATTCCTCTGGTATCATTACGAAATATACCTATTGATATTATTGATTTTACAACGCGAGATAAAATAATTCAAATACTGTGGTTATTGGATGAAAAGATAAAGAATAATATGCATATAAATGATAATTTAGAGCAGCAAGCACAGGCCATTTTTAAAGCATGGTTTGTCGATTTTGAACCGTTTGGCGGTATAATGCCTGATGACTGGAAAGTATATAAACTAGGAGACTTTTTACCTGTTATAACCGGTAAAAAAAATGCTAATGTTTCTTCCTTAAAAGGGAAATATCCTTTTTTTAGTTGCTCCCATGATATAAGCTGGACTGATGAATACTCTTTTGACGGATATGCTATCCTAGTAGCAGGTAATGGTGATTTCAATGTTAAGTGGTATGACGGAAAATTTGAAGCATATCAACGTACTTATGTATTAATTCCGAAGGATCCAAGATATACAAGTTGGTTATATTATGCCGTTAAACATAATTTATCCGACATTACAAGGGCTGCTAGGGGATCCGTTATCAGTTTTATTACAAAAAGTAATCTGGAAGAGTTCAGTTTTGTTGCTCCTAAAAATCTTGAAAAATTTAACCTTATTGATAAATTTATATCTATTAACAAAATAATTGATCATAATATAAAACAAATTTATCTACTAACATCCCTCAGAGACACTCTTTTACCAAAACTCATGTCAGGCGAGATAGATGTTTCAAATATAGAGATATAG
- a CDS encoding type II toxin-antitoxin system RelB/DinJ family antitoxin codes for MASTLVQIRVDEKLKNDVTAVYEQLGLDLSTAVRIFFKRSIAENGIPFSMKLENTKQNDIKKQIPPEILSAMRTMSQSAAINGVAEMNLDEINNEIEASRKGL; via the coding sequence ATGGCAAGTACATTAGTACAAATTCGAGTTGATGAAAAATTGAAAAATGATGTGACTGCTGTATATGAACAGCTGGGCCTAGATTTATCAACAGCTGTACGTATATTTTTTAAGCGAAGCATTGCTGAAAATGGAATTCCTTTTAGTATGAAGTTGGAAAATACCAAGCAGAATGATATAAAAAAACAAATTCCGCCTGAAATTCTGTCTGCAATGCGTACTATGTCGCAAAGTGCTGCTATAAATGGTGTGGCAGAAATGAACCTTGATGAAATCAATAATGAAATAGAAGCTTCCCGTAAAGGACTATAA
- a CDS encoding putative toxin-antitoxin system toxin component, PIN family: MPLYAVIDTNVLVSAFLKEDSIPRFVINYMYSGNIVPIYNEDIIAEYFDVLHRPKFCFPPEAVDIAVNEIQKIGLKFDGIKVLDTMPDQKDTVFYSVTLHARRTFETYLITGNIKHFPREDFVLTPHQILDIIECQT, encoded by the coding sequence ATGCCTTTGTATGCTGTCATTGATACAAATGTTCTTGTTTCGGCATTTTTAAAAGAAGATTCTATTCCCCGCTTTGTTATTAACTATATGTATTCAGGTAATATTGTTCCAATCTACAATGAAGATATTATTGCAGAATATTTTGATGTATTGCATCGTCCTAAATTTTGTTTTCCGCCAGAAGCGGTTGATATTGCCGTTAATGAAATTCAAAAAATAGGCTTAAAATTTGATGGTATAAAAGTTTTAGATACAATGCCTGATCAGAAAGATACCGTTTTTTATTCAGTCACATTACATGCTAGGCGTACTTTCGAGACTTATTTAATTACAGGCAATATAAAACATTTTCCCAGAGAAGATTTTGTATTAACGCCTCATCAAATTTTGGATATAATTGAATGTCAAACTTAG
- a CDS encoding restriction endonuclease subunit S: MNKITTLEYICDIITEKIPLNKIINDHLINLNYISTENMLPNKNGIIPSKSIPDIKSTNKYKINDILVSNIRPYFKKIWLATHDGVCSNDVLVFRAKENYYYDFIYYNLANDRFFDYVMKTSKGTKMPRGDKSAINKFDIHDFEYKIQKKLTKILRAIDSKIEINKLINDNLSA; the protein is encoded by the coding sequence ATGAATAAGATTACAACGCTAGAATATATATGCGACATTATAACTGAAAAAATTCCACTTAACAAAATTATAAATGACCATCTCATAAATTTGAATTATATATCTACAGAAAATATGTTACCGAATAAAAACGGAATTATACCATCAAAATCTATTCCTGATATTAAAAGTACTAATAAATACAAAATCAATGATATTTTGGTATCAAATATTAGACCGTATTTTAAAAAAATATGGCTCGCAACACATGATGGAGTTTGCTCCAATGATGTTCTTGTATTTCGAGCTAAAGAAAATTATTATTATGATTTTATTTATTATAATTTAGCGAACGATCGTTTTTTTGACTATGTTATGAAAACTTCTAAGGGTACTAAGATGCCTAGAGGTGATAAATCTGCAATAAACAAATTTGATATACATGATTTTGAATATAAAATTCAGAAAAAACTAACCAAAATACTTAGAGCAATTGATAGTAAAATTGAGATAAATAAGCTCATAAATGATAATTTATCGGCTTAA